Proteins encoded within one genomic window of Sorex araneus isolate mSorAra2 chromosome 9, mSorAra2.pri, whole genome shotgun sequence:
- the LOC101540170 gene encoding LOW QUALITY PROTEIN: zinc finger protein OZF (The sequence of the model RefSeq protein was modified relative to this genomic sequence to represent the inferred CDS: inserted 2 bases in 1 codon) produces MSHLSQQRNNSGGGPFACKICGKVFNQKSNLTEHEHFHNREKCFECNECGKAFSQKQYVIKHQNTHTGEKLFECHQCGKSFSQKENLLTHQKIHTGEKPFQCKNCGKAFIQKSNLIRHQRTHTGEKPFVCKECGKAFSGKSNLTEHEKIHIGEKPFKCNKCGTAFGQKKYLIKHQNIHTGEKPYECNECGKAFSQQASLIVHMRIHSGDKPYECNVCGKAFSQSSSVTVHVRSHTGEKPYGCNECGKAFXQFSTLALHLRIHTGKKPYQCSECGKAFSLKSHHIPHQKIHTH; encoded by the exons ATGTCACACCTCAGTCAACAGAGAAATAATAGTGGGGGTGGCCCCTTTGCCTGTAAGATATGTGGGAAAGTCTTCAACCAAAAATCAAATCTCACTGAACATGAGCATTTTCATAATAGAGAGAAATGCTTTGAATGTAATGAATGTGGAAAAGCCTTCAGCCAAAAGCAGTATGTCATTAAACATCAAAACACTCATACTGGGGAGAAGCTTTTTGAATGTCACCAGTGTGGAAAATCCTTCAGCCAGAAGGAAAACCTTCTTACACATCAGAAAATTCACACCGGAGAGAAACCTTTTCAGTGTAAGAATTGTGGGAAAGCATTCATTCAGAAGTCAAACCTCATCAGACACCAGAGAACTCACACAGGAGAGAAGCCCTTTGTTTGTAAGGAGTGTGGAAAAGCCTTCAGTGGCAAATCCAACCTTACTGAGCATGAGAAGATTCATATTGGAGAGAAACCGTTTAAATGCAATAAATGTGGAACAGCTTTTGGCCAGAAGAAGTACCTCATAAAACATCAAAACATCCACACTGGTGAGAAGCCCTATGAGTGTAATGAATGCGGAAAAGCCTTTTCTCAACAAGCATCACTTATTGTACACATGAGAATTCATTCAGGGGATAAGCCTTATGAATGCAATGTGTGTGGAAAAGCTTTCTCTCAGAGTTCATCTGTCACCGTTCACGTCAGAAGCCATACAGGTGAGAAACCTTACGGATGTAATGAGTGTGGGAAAGCTTT TCAGTTTTCAACCCTGGCTCTACATTTAAGAATACACACAG GTAAGAAACCATATCAGTGTAGTGAGTGTGGGAAAGCTTTCAGCCTGAAGTCACACCACATCCCACACCAGAAAATTCATACTCACTAA